One Pantoea trifolii DNA segment encodes these proteins:
- a CDS encoding serine hydrolase domain-containing protein, with amino-acid sequence MSVLLSACGTLSQTSAPVSDKVYLSHATFKENVDDIVRHYMQQKQVSGISIAIIHQRSQPKFYSFGVTDAVHRYPITPDTLFALGSLSKGITAEVIIELVDRGELHWNDTLATLLPPNVPLSDDAKRITLLQLVTHTSGLPRQDMDLPMFMKFMGYLRSGENFYGNLDSDAVLDYLADFDAPAHPSARYSNLGYALLGYILKHRFHQDIETLAQRNLFQPLGMTSSSFKPQRLRGYPWRALGHAGDQPKLIPRGQITPDWAFNNNMVAAASLYSNARDLIRYLDAHLHDGAGAALNAAFAQVNHGYEQHGNQAQNIAWVTDTYGDQQITYQVGYIGGYSSFIGFDKQNGNAIVVLQNAFNWSNYLGIALLMDLAQKAHDKN; translated from the coding sequence ATGAGCGTATTGCTCAGCGCCTGCGGCACCTTGTCGCAAACTTCCGCGCCCGTCAGCGATAAAGTCTATCTTTCGCACGCGACCTTTAAAGAAAATGTCGATGACATCGTGCGCCATTACATGCAGCAGAAGCAGGTTTCCGGCATCAGCATCGCCATCATCCATCAACGCAGCCAGCCTAAATTTTACAGTTTTGGCGTCACCGATGCGGTGCACCGTTATCCCATCACGCCAGATACTTTATTTGCGCTCGGTTCGCTGAGTAAAGGCATCACCGCTGAGGTGATTATTGAGCTGGTGGATCGCGGCGAACTGCACTGGAACGACACGCTCGCGACGCTGTTGCCGCCCAACGTGCCGCTGAGCGACGATGCCAAACGCATCACGCTGTTGCAGCTGGTGACGCACACCTCGGGCTTGCCGCGCCAGGATATGGATTTACCGATGTTCATGAAATTTATGGGCTATCTGCGTAGCGGCGAGAACTTTTACGGCAACCTCGACAGCGACGCAGTGCTGGATTATCTGGCCGACTTTGACGCGCCCGCGCATCCCAGCGCGCGCTATTCTAATCTCGGCTATGCGCTGTTGGGCTACATCCTCAAACATCGCTTCCATCAGGACATCGAAACGCTGGCGCAGCGCAATCTGTTTCAGCCGCTGGGCATGACCAGCAGCAGCTTCAAGCCGCAGCGTCTGCGCGGTTATCCGTGGCGTGCGCTCGGCCATGCGGGCGATCAGCCAAAGCTGATTCCACGCGGGCAAATTACGCCGGATTGGGCGTTTAACAACAATATGGTGGCGGCCGCCAGCCTCTACAGCAACGCGCGCGATTTGATTCGCTATCTGGATGCGCATCTGCATGACGGCGCGGGCGCTGCGCTCAACGCGGCCTTTGCGCAGGTTAATCACGGCTACGAGCAGCACGGCAATCAGGCACAAAATATCGCCTGGGTAACCGATACCTACGGCGATCAGCAGATCACCTATCAGGTGGGTTATATCGGCGGCTACTCGAGTTTTATTGGCTTTGATAAGCAGAACGGCAATGCGATTGTGGTGCTGCAGAACGCGTTTAACTGGAGTAACTATCTGGGCATCGCGTTATTGATGGATCTGGCGCAGAAAGCGCACGACAAAAACTAA
- a CDS encoding GNAT family N-acetyltransferase yields MSQHTNAYGQPVGFPLPDWQPRAWPSYETFTGDYCRLEPLSAERHGRELYAAYELAADGRDWTYMFAEPFADEAAYVAYARKLENGRDPMHFAVIDPVSNRAVGSLALMRIDATNGSVEIGHVAFSPLLKQTRMATEAHYLLMRYALEQLGYRRYEWKCDSCNQPSRNAALRLGFQFEGTFRQAIVYKGRSRDTCWFSIIDSDWPQVKQGFERWLAAENFTVEGAQREKLEALRS; encoded by the coding sequence ATGTCGCAACACACCAACGCTTACGGACAACCGGTAGGATTTCCGCTGCCAGATTGGCAACCCCGCGCCTGGCCGAGCTATGAAACCTTCACCGGTGACTATTGCCGCCTGGAACCGCTGAGTGCCGAGCGCCATGGCCGCGAACTGTATGCTGCCTATGAGCTGGCTGCAGATGGGCGTGACTGGACCTATATGTTCGCCGAACCTTTTGCCGATGAAGCAGCCTATGTTGCCTATGCGCGCAAGCTGGAAAATGGGCGCGATCCCATGCATTTCGCGGTGATCGATCCAGTGAGTAATCGTGCGGTTGGCAGCCTGGCGTTGATGCGCATTGATGCGACAAACGGATCGGTGGAGATCGGCCACGTCGCCTTCTCGCCGCTGCTGAAGCAAACGCGCATGGCCACCGAAGCGCACTATCTGCTGATGCGCTACGCCTTAGAGCAGCTGGGCTATCGTCGCTACGAGTGGAAGTGCGACAGCTGCAATCAGCCATCACGCAACGCGGCGCTGCGTTTAGGGTTTCAGTTTGAAGGCACCTTTCGGCAGGCGATTGTCTATAAAGGCCGCAGCCGTGATACCTGCTGGTTCTCGATTATCGACAGCGACTGGCCGCAGGTGAAACAAGGCTTCGAACGCTGGCTGGCGGCAGAGAACTTTACGGTGGAAGGGGCGCAACGCGAAAAACTGGAGGCGCTGCGTTCGTAG
- a CDS encoding DUF1176 domain-containing protein, with translation MITRLLLAMSLFASLSAPLLADQDGVSFSHKDWELACDNTLTCRAAGYSAEEGAGGSVLLVRAGGPNAVTHGRVVLADTGDDDSKVVNNLALWIDDRALGDVAKADNDEWTLTDEQTQALINGIKGSGKVEFRGGEEPFDLSSNGAFAVLLKMDDAQGRLSTPGALVRKGNKPENSVPAAVAMPVIQQVKVVKADARPLTADELALLKPKLIASLTDDDSCDNLAPSDDQPEEGAEPLTLTPVDDAHVLIAALCWRGAYNEGYGYWLIDKALQGTPQLVTDSGSDYSEGVITEAQKGRGIGDCWSTAAWVWDGKAFEQSSDATTGMCRAIRAGGAWQLPTWVTEVKAASLP, from the coding sequence ATGATTACCCGATTGCTGCTGGCGATGTCGCTATTTGCCAGCCTGAGTGCGCCGCTGTTGGCAGATCAAGACGGCGTCTCCTTTAGCCACAAAGACTGGGAATTGGCCTGCGATAACACGCTGACCTGTCGCGCCGCCGGTTACAGCGCCGAAGAGGGCGCGGGCGGCTCGGTGCTGCTGGTGCGTGCCGGAGGTCCCAATGCGGTGACGCACGGTCGCGTGGTGCTGGCCGATACCGGCGATGATGATTCTAAAGTGGTGAACAACTTAGCGTTGTGGATTGATGACCGTGCGCTGGGCGACGTGGCGAAAGCCGATAACGACGAATGGACGCTGACCGATGAACAAACCCAGGCGCTGATCAACGGCATCAAAGGCAGCGGCAAAGTGGAGTTTCGCGGTGGTGAAGAGCCTTTCGATCTCTCCAGCAATGGCGCGTTTGCGGTGCTGCTGAAAATGGATGATGCGCAAGGTCGTCTTAGCACGCCGGGCGCGCTGGTGCGTAAAGGCAACAAGCCGGAAAACAGCGTACCGGCAGCGGTGGCGATGCCGGTGATTCAGCAGGTAAAAGTGGTGAAGGCCGATGCGCGTCCGTTGACGGCCGATGAGCTGGCACTGTTGAAGCCGAAGCTGATTGCCTCGCTCACCGATGACGACAGCTGCGACAATCTGGCACCGTCCGACGATCAGCCGGAAGAGGGCGCGGAGCCGCTGACGTTAACGCCGGTTGATGATGCGCACGTGCTGATCGCCGCGCTGTGCTGGCGCGGGGCGTATAACGAAGGTTACGGCTATTGGCTGATCGACAAAGCGTTGCAGGGCACACCGCAGCTGGTGACGGATTCCGGCTCTGATTACAGCGAAGGTGTGATCACTGAAGCGCAGAAAGGGCGCGGCATCGGCGACTGCTGGAGCACAGCGGCGTGGGTGTGGGATGGCAAAGCGTTCGAGCAGAGTAGCGACGCTACCACCGGCATGTGCCGTGCGATTCGCGCGGGTGGCGCATGGCAGTTGCCAACCTGGGTGACCGAGGTGAAAGCGGCATCGCTGCCGTAA
- a CDS encoding IS3 family transposase (programmed frameshift) — protein MTTKYPIEFKLSAIHYFLSGHAGIDGTAKHFSIAPTNLRRWVARYQHHGEQALLPRGHRRYSSDFRVQVAHYALAHTGESYAAVAARFNISSHKTVESWVRQYSLKGHYAFPPENSTRRTPMSGKEKSPKPVGSMTPEELLKELEYLRAENDYLKVMQEIILEKKPPGAGEKAAAVTLLRTRHRLPVLLSVSRLPKSTFFYQLARQQAADKYAEVKTLIVRLSEEHRSVYGYRRMGCLLRQHGWALSGKTVLKLMSALGLQSPVRKKRYRSCRGPEGRTAGNVLQRNFRAQAPNEKWVTDVTEFSVAGEKCYLSPVLDLYNGEIVGWETARKPLMPMINGMLSRALQHLTGEQRPLLHSDQGWQYQMPEYQRRLAENGIKQSMSRRGNCLDNAVMENFFGHLKSEMFYLKKYRDVEELEKDIGDYIHFWNTKRIKMGLGGLSPVAYRTQHYAAL, from the exons ATGACAACAAAATATCCCATCGAATTTAAACTCTCGGCCATTCACTATTTTCTTAGCGGCCATGCCGGTATTGATGGAACGGCTAAGCACTTCAGCATTGCCCCTACTAACCTCCGCCGCTGGGTTGCGCGCTATCAGCATCACGGTGAGCAGGCTTTGCTTCCCCGCGGGCACCGGCGTTATTCTTCTGACTTCAGGGTCCAGGTGGCGCATTATGCTCTGGCTCATACCGGTGAGTCATACGCTGCGGTTGCGGCGCGTTTTAATATCAGCTCACACAAAACGGTTGAATCCTGGGTCCGCCAGTACAGCCTTAAAGGTCACTATGCTTTCCCGCCCGAAAACAGCACGCGGAGAACACCAATGTCAGGCAAAGAAAAATCACCAAAACCAGTCGGGTCAATGACGCCGGAAGAGCTGCTTAAGGAGCTCGAATACCTGCGTGCCGAAAACGACTATCTGAAGGTCATGCAGGAGATTATCCTGGAAAAAAAGC CGCCGGGAGCGGGAGAAAAAGCCGCAGCCGTGACGCTGCTGCGCACGCGGCATCGCCTGCCGGTGCTGCTGAGCGTATCGCGGCTGCCAAAAAGCACTTTTTTTTATCAGCTTGCCCGCCAGCAGGCAGCGGATAAGTACGCAGAGGTGAAGACGCTTATCGTCAGGCTGTCAGAGGAGCATCGCAGTGTTTATGGCTACCGGCGCATGGGCTGCCTGCTCAGGCAGCACGGCTGGGCGCTGAGCGGGAAAACCGTGCTGAAGCTGATGTCGGCGCTGGGTCTGCAGTCGCCGGTAAGAAAGAAGAGATACCGGTCCTGTCGCGGGCCCGAGGGGCGGACAGCCGGCAACGTGCTGCAGCGCAACTTCCGGGCACAGGCACCGAACGAGAAGTGGGTAACGGACGTAACGGAGTTCAGCGTTGCGGGTGAAAAATGCTACCTGTCCCCGGTTCTGGACCTGTATAACGGCGAAATCGTGGGCTGGGAAACGGCGCGTAAGCCGCTGATGCCGATGATAAACGGTATGCTGAGCAGAGCCTTACAGCATCTGACGGGCGAGCAGCGTCCGCTTCTTCACAGCGATCAGGGCTGGCAGTATCAGATGCCGGAGTATCAGCGGCGCCTGGCGGAAAACGGGATAAAACAGAGCATGTCGCGCAGAGGAAACTGCCTGGACAACGCGGTGATGGAAAACTTCTTCGGTCATCTGAAGTCGGAAATGTTTTACCTGAAGAAATACCGTGACGTAGAGGAGCTGGAGAAGGACATCGGAGACTATATCCACTTCTGGAATACTAAGCGGATAAAAATGGGGCTGGGTGGGCTGAGTCCGGTAGCGTACAGGACTCAGCATTACGCAGCGCTTTAA
- a CDS encoding YecA/YgfB family protein, with protein MNQGPLTEKELNWLEDMLEKYGNEHSVVDTAELDGMLTALLSGPNDIEPSEWLVAMWGGKKHIPKWSNEREMDRFMTLTFQHLNDIAERLAEFPEQFDPLFGTQEMEGQEFTVVEDWCYGYLRGVALDADWSLLPESLQPMMEVIALHGSEDHLAKREAFTPDEFEASIEAIRPAALELHEYWQEQRMAQPDPEPQLPHFAGEKTGRNHPCPCGSGKKYKQCCGK; from the coding sequence ATGAACCAGGGTCCGTTAACTGAAAAAGAGCTGAACTGGCTGGAAGATATGCTGGAGAAATACGGCAACGAGCACTCGGTGGTGGATACCGCTGAGCTGGACGGCATGCTGACAGCGCTACTCTCCGGCCCGAACGACATCGAACCGAGCGAATGGCTGGTGGCGATGTGGGGCGGCAAAAAGCACATTCCAAAATGGTCGAATGAGCGCGAGATGGATCGCTTTATGACGCTGACGTTCCAGCATCTCAACGACATCGCCGAACGCCTGGCCGAATTCCCGGAGCAGTTCGATCCGCTGTTTGGCACGCAAGAGATGGAAGGCCAGGAATTCACCGTGGTGGAAGATTGGTGCTACGGCTATTTGCGCGGCGTGGCGCTGGATGCAGATTGGTCGCTGCTGCCCGAATCACTGCAGCCGATGATGGAGGTGATTGCCTTGCACGGCAGCGAAGATCACCTGGCGAAGCGCGAAGCCTTCACACCGGACGAGTTTGAAGCCAGCATCGAGGCGATTCGCCCTGCGGCGCTGGAACTGCATGAATACTGGCAGGAACAGCGCATGGCGCAGCCCGATCCAGAGCCTCAACTGCCGCACTTTGCCGGCGAGAAAACCGGCCGCAACCATCCTTGCCCATGCGGCAGCGGTAAAAAATATAAGCAGTGCTGCGGCAAGTAG
- a CDS encoding RcnB family protein: MRRTHVNLLSAGIFLGALSLAPAALAEGEQTDAVPMPPQVQQTAPDAQTQAPAADPQTQAPAADAPASNEPAESSGDVAPIRPPQSGDAAAPNNYDLTTIIIDYKEYKVGDVVPDEYRKKQYTIVEWKPRHLPAPQPGTHWAYINANYILITDDSGKIVMGKSGEIFFRG; encoded by the coding sequence ATGCGCAGGACACACGTCAATCTTCTTTCTGCAGGAATTTTTCTGGGCGCTTTAAGCCTTGCTCCGGCCGCGCTGGCGGAAGGCGAGCAAACAGACGCCGTACCGATGCCGCCACAAGTGCAGCAAACCGCACCCGATGCCCAAACCCAGGCGCCAGCCGCAGACCCGCAAACGCAGGCTCCGGCAGCCGATGCGCCAGCCAGCAATGAACCGGCTGAATCCAGCGGCGATGTCGCGCCAATTCGCCCACCGCAAAGCGGTGATGCGGCTGCACCAAACAACTACGATCTGACTACCATCATCATCGACTACAAAGAGTATAAAGTGGGCGATGTGGTGCCAGATGAGTATCGTAAAAAGCAGTACACCATTGTTGAGTGGAAGCCACGTCATCTGCCAGCGCCGCAGCCAGGCACGCACTGGGCGTACATCAATGCCAACTACATCCTGATCACCGATGACAGCGGTAAGATCGTGATGGGCAAATCAGGCGAAATCTTCTTCCGCGGTTAA
- a CDS encoding isopenicillin N synthase family dioxygenase: MMASTLPVLDLALLELPDAEQAQYLAELRETARDVGFFYLVNHGINPQLLQNVQSITRAFFALPDEEKQRVSMIHSPHFRGYNRAGVEYTREQRDQREQFDIGAERAALTLQPDDPAWKQLQGPNLWPQALPQLRPVIHAWQQAMTDVALRLLRAFAKSLALPPDAFDALYGTHPNEHVKLIRYPGQDAAASQQGVGAHKDSGFLTFLLQDDQPGLQVEVTPDQWVDALPKAGAFVVNIGELLEIATNGYLRATVHRVVSPPINQQRISIAFFLGAQLNAEVPLYQLPPQLAAEARGPTSDPSNPLLREVGWNYLKGRLRSHRDVAQRYYADTLNRVKS, encoded by the coding sequence ATTATGGCCAGCACATTGCCGGTACTGGATTTAGCGCTGCTGGAACTGCCGGATGCGGAGCAGGCGCAATACCTTGCCGAACTGCGCGAAACCGCGCGTGACGTCGGTTTCTTCTATCTGGTGAATCATGGCATCAATCCGCAGCTATTGCAGAACGTACAAAGCATCACGCGCGCGTTCTTTGCGTTGCCGGATGAAGAGAAGCAGCGCGTTTCGATGATCCATTCGCCGCATTTTCGCGGCTACAACCGTGCGGGCGTGGAATACACCCGTGAGCAGCGCGATCAGCGTGAGCAATTTGATATCGGTGCAGAACGCGCCGCGCTGACGTTGCAGCCAGACGATCCAGCATGGAAGCAGCTGCAAGGGCCCAATTTGTGGCCGCAGGCGCTGCCGCAGCTGCGTCCGGTGATCCACGCGTGGCAGCAGGCGATGACTGACGTGGCGTTGCGTTTACTGCGCGCCTTCGCCAAATCCCTGGCGCTGCCGCCGGACGCTTTTGATGCGCTGTACGGCACGCATCCCAACGAACATGTGAAGCTGATTCGCTATCCGGGGCAGGATGCCGCTGCCAGCCAGCAAGGTGTTGGCGCGCATAAAGATTCCGGCTTTTTGACCTTTCTGTTGCAGGACGATCAGCCTGGGTTGCAGGTAGAAGTCACGCCGGATCAGTGGGTTGATGCGCTGCCGAAAGCGGGCGCTTTTGTGGTGAACATCGGCGAACTACTGGAAATTGCTACCAACGGTTATCTGCGCGCCACTGTGCATCGCGTGGTGTCGCCGCCGATAAACCAGCAGCGCATTTCCATCGCTTTTTTCCTCGGCGCACAGCTCAATGCCGAAGTGCCGCTGTATCAGCTACCGCCGCAGCTGGCGGCAGAAGCGCGCGGGCCCACCAGCGATCCCAGCAATCCGCTGCTGCGTGAAGTGGGTTGGAACTATCTCAAAGGACGTTTGCGATCGCATCGCGACGTGGCGCAGCGTTATTACGCTGACACTCTCAATCGCGTTAAATCATAA
- the pdxR gene encoding MocR-like pyridoxine biosynthesis transcription factor PdxR, translating to MSDIELHRLLLAPLETNGKLTLQQQLFQRIRQAILTGKLAAGTRLPATRQLALDLAVSRNTVIAVWAQLQAEGFLLSDRQGSRISNMAQLPQENQPHTNSEITLSPRIAQLRSSHRSFSQEMALRPGVPSLAHFPLAQWRRALNRVMLHQPQQLLGYGDPLGERTLREALAQHLALARGVRCTPEQIVITEGAQQALTLCVALLSSPGDIGWVEEPGYRGAKAAMRLGDMRIEPIAIDAQGLAPQPQDWQQRAPRLIYTTPTHQYPTGVIMSAPRRLALMAAARQQQTWIIEDDYDSDFRYSGEPIAAMQGMTQPTPVIYVGSFSKTLFPALRLGFMVLPPQLVTPLRPALHELLRGGNRPEQQALALFLRSGDFSRHLSKMRRLYRQRQATLRQALQHTFGDQVPLLGGECGMHLVLSLEADQNDMRLVDRLIQSGYAPGALSGFYSGEQKQQGLVLGYGNTSTSQITAGVAQLARLLRGN from the coding sequence ATGAGTGATATTGAGCTACATCGATTATTGCTGGCTCCGCTGGAAACCAACGGCAAGTTAACGCTGCAACAGCAACTGTTTCAACGTATCAGGCAGGCGATTCTGACGGGCAAACTCGCCGCCGGCACGCGTTTGCCCGCGACACGCCAGCTGGCGCTGGATCTCGCGGTTTCACGCAATACTGTGATCGCCGTCTGGGCGCAGCTGCAGGCGGAAGGCTTTTTGCTGAGCGATCGCCAGGGCAGTCGCATCAGCAATATGGCGCAGCTACCGCAGGAAAATCAGCCGCACACCAACAGCGAAATCACCTTGTCGCCGCGCATCGCTCAGCTGAGATCCAGCCATCGCAGCTTCAGTCAGGAGATGGCGCTGCGCCCCGGCGTGCCTTCGCTGGCACATTTCCCGCTAGCTCAATGGCGACGGGCGCTGAACCGCGTGATGCTGCATCAGCCGCAGCAACTGCTGGGTTACGGCGATCCGCTCGGTGAACGCACACTGCGTGAAGCGCTGGCGCAGCATCTGGCATTGGCGCGCGGCGTGCGCTGTACGCCCGAACAAATCGTGATTACCGAAGGCGCGCAGCAGGCATTGACGCTGTGCGTGGCGCTGCTCAGCAGCCCAGGCGACATTGGTTGGGTGGAGGAGCCAGGGTATCGCGGCGCGAAAGCGGCGATGCGGTTGGGAGATATGCGTATTGAACCGATAGCGATTGATGCGCAAGGGCTGGCGCCGCAGCCACAGGACTGGCAACAGCGTGCGCCGCGCCTGATTTACACCACGCCAACGCACCAATATCCCACCGGCGTGATCATGAGCGCACCGCGTCGTCTGGCACTGATGGCGGCCGCCCGGCAACAGCAAACGTGGATTATCGAAGATGATTACGACAGCGATTTTCGCTACAGCGGCGAGCCGATCGCCGCTATGCAGGGCATGACGCAACCAACGCCCGTGATCTACGTTGGCTCGTTCAGCAAAACGCTGTTTCCCGCGTTGCGCCTTGGATTTATGGTGTTGCCGCCGCAGCTGGTCACGCCGCTCCGCCCTGCGCTACATGAACTGCTGCGCGGCGGCAATCGTCCCGAGCAGCAGGCGCTGGCGCTTTTTTTACGCAGCGGTGATTTTAGCCGTCATCTGAGCAAAATGCGCCGTCTGTACCGCCAACGGCAGGCAACTTTGCGGCAGGCTTTGCAGCATACGTTTGGCGATCAGGTTCCGTTGCTGGGCGGCGAATGCGGCATGCATCTGGTGTTATCACTGGAAGCGGATCAAAACGATATGCGGTTGGTGGATCGGCTGATCCAGAGCGGCTACGCGCCGGGCGCGCTGTCGGGATTTTATTCGGGTGAGCAGAAGCAACAAGGGCTGGTGCTGGGTTACGGTAACACCAGCACCAGCCAGATTACGGCAGGCGTCGCGCAGTTAGCGCGTCTGCTGCGCGGGAATTAA
- a CDS encoding MetQ/NlpA family ABC transporter substrate-binding protein, translating into MNKKVIAALAMVSVFSSYASAAALRVAADAVPHSEILNHIKQTDKKLDLKVIELNGNLNANELLARGDVDANYFQHVPYLRDQEKALGEKFSVVATVHIEPLGIYSHKVKSLKDLPDGAQVAVPNNVTNLSRALYLLQANGLIKLKSNSANTLVTSADITDNPHHLKIIEVEAPQLPRALDDAQLAIINGNYALQAGLVPSKDALALEQAKDNPYANVLVTTPKLAHDPRILELAKDLESKQTAEFINQHYQGSVIPVNQ; encoded by the coding sequence ATGAATAAAAAGGTGATAGCGGCGTTAGCGATGGTTTCGGTGTTCAGCAGTTACGCGTCGGCGGCCGCGCTGCGCGTAGCGGCAGATGCCGTGCCGCACAGCGAAATCCTCAACCACATTAAACAGACCGACAAGAAGCTCGATCTCAAGGTGATTGAACTCAACGGCAACCTCAACGCCAACGAACTGCTGGCACGCGGTGACGTCGATGCCAACTACTTCCAGCATGTGCCTTACCTGCGCGATCAGGAAAAAGCGCTGGGCGAGAAATTTTCTGTGGTCGCCACCGTACATATTGAGCCGCTTGGCATCTACTCGCACAAAGTGAAATCACTGAAAGATCTGCCTGATGGCGCGCAAGTGGCCGTGCCGAATAATGTCACCAATCTCAGCCGCGCACTTTATCTGTTGCAGGCCAATGGGTTGATCAAATTGAAGAGCAATAGCGCCAATACGCTGGTGACTTCCGCAGACATTACTGACAATCCGCACCATCTGAAAATTATCGAAGTGGAAGCGCCGCAGCTGCCGCGCGCGCTGGATGATGCGCAGTTGGCGATCATCAATGGCAACTACGCGTTGCAGGCCGGTTTAGTGCCGTCGAAGGATGCGCTGGCGCTGGAACAAGCGAAGGATAATCCGTATGCCAACGTGCTGGTCACCACGCCGAAACTGGCGCACGATCCGCGTATTTTGGAACTAGCGAAAGATCTGGAGTCAAAGCAAACCGCTGAATTTATTAACCAGCACTACCAAGGATCGGTTATTCCCGTTAATCAATAA